Below is a genomic region from Gillisia sp. Hel_I_86.
GACATTTTATAATTGGTTTGTCCTATGGTCTTTTCAAATTCAAGATCTATGGCATTTCGGAGTCCTCTTAAAATAAATGCCGCATGTTCCTTTTTACAGAAATCTACCGTAAGTCCTTTGTAGGTCATTACTTTAACCTTGGTTTCATTTTTAAAGGTTTCTTCTAAAAACCGAACCCGATCTTCTAAGGAGAACATGTATTTTTTATCGGCATTAATGCCAATTGCAAGAATAATTTCATCAAAAAGAAGTAACGCACGTTCTATTATATCCACATGGCCCAAAGTAATGGGATCAAAAGACCCTGGAAAAACTGCTCTTTTCATGAAGTTGTGTTTCTAATGTCCAACAAATATAGCTAATTAGTGCAAGTTCAGAATTATTTAAGATTCAAAGCGGCTTCTATCGCGCTTCCAAAAAGTTGGGGCAAACCAATCCCTGCTTTTTCGGCTTGTTGAGGTAAAATACTGGCTTCGCTAAGTCCTGGGGTAGTATTCATCTCAATAAAATGTGGCTCATTGTTATGAAATATAAATTCTGATCGCGTAAATCCTTTCATTTTTAATTTCGAATAGATCAATTTAGAAATATCCTGTACTTTTTTAGTTTGTTCTTTGGAAATTCTTGCAGGAGTGATCTCTTCAGACTTTCCTAGGTATTTGGCTTCATAATCGAAAAATTCATTTTCAGAAACAATTTCGGTTACAGGCAATGCCAAAATCTTTCCTTTATACAGGATCACGCCAACAGATACTTCGGTACCATCCAAAAAAGATTCAATGATAACTTCATCATCCTCCTTTAAGGCTATTTTTACGGCTTGCTCCAGGTCTTCCGCAACTTTCACCTTGGTAATTCCAAAACTGCTTCCAGCTTTGTTCGCTTTTACGAAACAAGGCAAGCCTACTTTCTTGACTATTTCATCAACTTCAACTTCATCGCCTTTATCAAGAAAATAGTTCACAGCAGTTTTAATTCCGTAGGGCTTTAAAACACTTATAAGATCGCGTTTGTTAAAGGTAAGCGCCGCTTGATAAGATCCGCAGGAAGTTTGAGGAATGCCAACAAGATCTAAATATGCCTGTAAAAGTCCGTTTTCACCGGGAGTTCCATGAATAGTATTGAAAACACAATCGAACTGAATTTTTTTATCCTTGATCTTTACTGTAAAATCGTTCTTGTTTATCGGGTAAGGGGTGTCATCATCTGCCACCACAAACCATTCGTTTTGCATGATATGTACCCGATATGGCTCATAAAGAGAACGGTCCAGATTTTTATAAACCACATTCCCACTATTAATGGAGATCCTGTATTCACTGGAATAACCTCCCATGGCGATGGCAATTCTTTTCTTCATATTTAATAA
It encodes:
- the coaD gene encoding pantetheine-phosphate adenylyltransferase, giving the protein MKRAVFPGSFDPITLGHVDIIERALLLFDEIILAIGINADKKYMFSLEDRVRFLEETFKNETKVKVMTYKGLTVDFCKKEHAAFILRGLRNAIDLEFEKTIGQTNYKMSGIESVFLISSSGKGHISSSVVRDVRKNGGDFSFMVPEVVK
- a CDS encoding D-alanine--D-alanine ligase, yielding MKKRIAIAMGGYSSEYRISINSGNVVYKNLDRSLYEPYRVHIMQNEWFVVADDDTPYPINKNDFTVKIKDKKIQFDCVFNTIHGTPGENGLLQAYLDLVGIPQTSCGSYQAALTFNKRDLISVLKPYGIKTAVNYFLDKGDEVEVDEIVKKVGLPCFVKANKAGSSFGITKVKVAEDLEQAVKIALKEDDEVIIESFLDGTEVSVGVILYKGKILALPVTEIVSENEFFDYEAKYLGKSEEITPARISKEQTKKVQDISKLIYSKLKMKGFTRSEFIFHNNEPHFIEMNTTPGLSEASILPQQAEKAGIGLPQLFGSAIEAALNLK